From the Vulpes lagopus strain Blue_001 chromosome 15, ASM1834538v1, whole genome shotgun sequence genome, one window contains:
- the LOC121476150 gene encoding olfactory receptor 51G2-like — MCPTPLIKKENLNSTFLLSGFPGLEDSHPVISILFCALYLVALMGNIIILVVIRVERSLHAPMYFFLSMLAATDLGLCTATLPTLLQLFWFNVCEIDFDACLTQMFFIHVFSLMESGILLTMAFDRYVAISNPLRYTTILTESTITKIGVGLLLRAVAVILPGPFLIKRLSFCKANVLSHSYCLHPDIIKLSCSDHRINSIYGLIIILITFGADSVLILFSYLKILITVQGIASKEEQFKALNTCVSHICAVLLVYIPMLGVSIIHRFGKHVPPMVHIIMGYVYLLIPPVLNPVVYCVKTQGIRTRILGNLLKLQQRVL; from the exons ATGTGCCCCACTCCtctaataaagaaggaaaatttaaatagta CCTTTCTTCTGAGTGGTTTCCCTGGTCTGGAAGACTCACATCCAgtgatttccattttgttttgtgcCCTCTACCTGGTTGCCCTAATGGGGAACATAATCATCCTGGTGGTTATTCGGGTGGAACGGTCACTTCATGCACCCATGTACTTTTTTCTCTCCATGCTGGCTGCTACTGACCTGGGACTCTGCACTGCCACCCTACCCACCCTGCTCCAGCTTTTCTGGTTTAATGTTTGTGAAATAGACTTTGATGCCTGCCTCACCCAGATGTTCTTCATTCATGTGTTTTCCTTAATGGAGTCAGGCATCCTCCTCACCATGGCTtttgaccgctatgtggccatctccAATCCACTCAGGTACACTACTATTTTGACTGAGTCCACCATCACCAAGATAGGTGTGGGGCTTCTGCTACGGGCTGTGGCTGTCATCCTCCCAGGACCCTTTCTCATTAAACGACTCAGCTTTTGTAAGGCTAATGTGCTCTCCCACTCATACTGCCTACATCCAGATATCATTAAGCTCTCCTGTTCTGACCACCGAATAAATAGCATCTATGGCCTCATCATCATTCTCATCACCTTTGGAGCAGACTCTGTACTCATTCTCTTCTCTTATTTGAAGATTCTGATCACTGTTCAAGGCATTGCCTCCAAGGAAGAACAATTCAAGGCCCTTAATACTTGTGTGTCCCACATCTGTGCTGTGCTGCTGGTGTATATCCCTATGCTGGGGGTATCCATTATCCATCGCTTTGGGAAACATGTTCCACCCATGGTGCACATTATCATGGGTTATGTATACCTATTGATTCCTCCTGTTCTCAACCCTGTTGTATACTGTGTGAAAACCCAGGGGATACGCACCCGTATTCTGGGTAATCTACTGAAATTACAGCAGAGAGTACTTTAG